The segment TGGCACCTCGCCATCGCGCAGGCGTTGGAAGCGGTAGCTGGCTTCAGGGCGCATCAGGTGCCAGCGGTTGAGCGCCTCGTCCAGCCAGGCGGTGACGTCCTGCTCGACGATCGCCAGGCGGCGGTTGGCCTCGGCGGCGCGCACCAGTTGCTGCAGGGTCTCCTTGCACAGCTTGACCTGGTCCTGAAGGATCTGCAGGTCCTCCTGCAGCAACGGGTCGGTGTGGTCCTGGCGCATTTCGTTGATCAACACGCTCATGGTCGCCAGCGGCGTGCCCAGCTCGTGGGCAGCGCCCGCTGCCTGGGTGGCCACGGCCAGCAGTTGCTCGTCGCGCAGGCTCTCTTCGCGGCGCTCGGCACGCAGGTGCTCCTGGCGGCGCAGTTCTTCGGCCATGCGCGCGGCAAAGAAGGTGATCACCCCGGCTGCCAGGGCGATGCTCAGCCACATGCCGTACACCTGCATGGTGTCGCGCGCCAGCGGCAGCGTCTCCAGCGGGTAGAACTGCACCAGCAGCAGGCTGTAGGCCACCAGCGCAATGCCCGACAGCACCAGCGAGTAGATCCACGGCAGGGTCACTGCGGCAATCGCCAGCGGCACCAGGTAATAAGACACAAACGGGTTGGTCGAGCCGCCCGAGTAATACAGCAGCGCACTGTGGATCAGCAGGTCGCAGGCCAGTTGCAGGGCGTACTCCATCTCGGTGACCGGCACTGACAAACGCAGGCGCAGCGCGGTGAACGCGCACAGCAGCGAAGACAGGGCCAGGGTGACGGCCAGCGAGAACCACGGCAGCGGCAGCAGTTCGGTCCAGTAGGCCACGCCCACGGAGCCGGCCTGGGCGGCCAGCACGAGGATGCGGATGACGGTCAGGCGCCAGAGGTTCTGGCGTGTCGCAGATAGCGGATGTACGGCGGCGAGCATGAGCTCTCCCGATGAGTGCTCCAGGAAAATCGGCTGGAGTATACCGAAGCCAGACGCCTCGCTGCAGCGATGCGGCAAAGCGCCACACTTTGTCACAGATTCATGATGGCACTTTTGAACCCACTACACTGTCCCCGGTCTGATCGGCCATGCGTGGGACGAATGCCGTCGCCATGCCTTTTATCGCCAAGGAGCTACACATGCACATTTCCCGTCGCAGCGCCGCGTTCGCCCTGTCTTGCGGCATGCTCGCCAGCCTGCCCGCACTGGCCGCCGACGAGCCGCGCTACAACCAGGTATCGCTGCGCGCCGAAGTCAGCAAGGAAGTCGCCCGCGACCTGATGGTGGTCACGCTGTACAGCGAAGCGCAGAACACCGACCCGGGCAAGCTGGCCAAGCAGATCACCGACGTCATGAACAAGTCCGTGCAGCAGGCCCGGGATGTGAAGGACGTGAAGATCAGCCAGGGCAGCCGCAACAGCTACCCGATCTACGACACCAAGGGCCAGAAGATCACCGGCTGGCGCGAGCGCGCCGAACTGCGCCTGGAAAGCGCCGACTTCCCGGCCCTGTCAAAGCTCACCGGCGAGCTGCTGCAGGACCTGAAAATGGGCGGCATGGACTTCTCCATCGCCCCGTCCACCCGCAAGGCCAGCGAAGACGAACTGCTCAAGGATGCCGTGGCAGCGTTCAAGGCTCGCGCCCAATTGGCCACCGAGGCACTCGGCGGCAAGGGCTATAAAGTGGTCAGCCTGAACCTCAACAGCAGCGGCTACCCGCGCCCCTACATGCGCAGCGCACCGATGGCGATGATGGCCAAGGCCGCTGACGAAGCCGCGCCGGCACCGGATATCGAAGCCGGTACCAGCGAAGTGAGCATGAGCGCCGACGGCCTGATCGAAGTTCAGGTGCCCTGAACCCTACAAATGAATGGGCGTGGCGGCGTCAGCCGCCACGCCCATTCATTTACCCGCCCTGTAGGAGCCGGCTTGTCGGCGATCACCGGC is part of the Pseudomonas fakonensis genome and harbors:
- a CDS encoding SIMPL domain-containing protein (The SIMPL domain is named for its presence in mouse protein SIMPL (signalling molecule that associates with mouse pelle-like kinase). Bacterial member BP26, from Brucella, was shown to assemble into a channel-like structure, while YggE from E. coli has been associated with resistance to oxidative stress.) codes for the protein MHISRRSAAFALSCGMLASLPALAADEPRYNQVSLRAEVSKEVARDLMVVTLYSEAQNTDPGKLAKQITDVMNKSVQQARDVKDVKISQGSRNSYPIYDTKGQKITGWRERAELRLESADFPALSKLTGELLQDLKMGGMDFSIAPSTRKASEDELLKDAVAAFKARAQLATEALGGKGYKVVSLNLNSSGYPRPYMRSAPMAMMAKAADEAAPAPDIEAGTSEVSMSADGLIEVQVP
- a CDS encoding ATP-binding protein — translated: MLAAVHPLSATRQNLWRLTVIRILVLAAQAGSVGVAYWTELLPLPWFSLAVTLALSSLLCAFTALRLRLSVPVTEMEYALQLACDLLIHSALLYYSGGSTNPFVSYYLVPLAIAAVTLPWIYSLVLSGIALVAYSLLLVQFYPLETLPLARDTMQVYGMWLSIALAAGVITFFAARMAEELRRQEHLRAERREESLRDEQLLAVATQAAGAAHELGTPLATMSVLINEMRQDHTDPLLQEDLQILQDQVKLCKETLQQLVRAAEANRRLAIVEQDVTAWLDEALNRWHLMRPEASYRFQRLRDGEVPRLTPPPDLTQALLNLLNNAADACPDDLEVRLDWDLQDIVISIRDHGPGVPPAIAEAIGKPFITTKGKGFGLGLFLSKASVTRAGGSVKLYSHEQGGTLTELRLPHGKRGD